In Erigeron canadensis isolate Cc75 chromosome 1, C_canadensis_v1, whole genome shotgun sequence, a single window of DNA contains:
- the LOC122605043 gene encoding uncharacterized protein LOC122605043: MGPHEPYWRTNTSFSPPPPRWDIRYHSEGQSFGSQEGSQLYGSSTSSNSRGSRSWLRAACRPNHRHSASDGAGLYVSSPSEFSPTQQWTPPTIQEISIDEFENSFRGVVGPSSFSPTIEGISVSAPLDSRGSISSRSDSSDYEAMVKSQSSYRNLATRRCFMSKPVHPLTCPTEQDGPVIADFDEPQRDRQRFSTASCDVDLTDVSESIEPDSLSHPSVNQSHFYKCGLCERFLSQRSPWSSRRIVRSGDMPVTGVLSCRHVFHAECLDQTTPKVRKNEPPCPICAKADEETSPDPRGLSKLRNSFPRLRPFREDGPSRPWGCTQAGNCVEGALTAPARNTMLLLNRNRAKKSLSSKGNSSKKSESYSSQLRIGLGDTGSLGSSKTASGSGKKPINL; the protein is encoded by the exons ATGGGTCCACACGAGCCTTACTGGAGAACCAACACAAGTTTTTCACCCCCTCCACCAAGATGGGATATCCGGTACCACTCTGAAGGGCAATCATTTGGTTCGCAGGAGGGTAGCCAGTTGTATGGGTCTTCCACATCTTCAAACAGTAGAGGAAGTAGGAGTTGGTTAAGAGCAGCTTGTCGACCAAATCATCGACATTCTGCTTCTGATGGAGCTGGACTGTATGTTAGTAGCCCATCTGAATTTTCCCCAACTCAGCAGTGGACCCCTCCAACCATACAAGAAATCAGTATTGATGaatttgaaaattcattccGGGGAG TTGTAGGGCCTTCATCCTTTTCACCAACTATAGAG GGAATTTCAGTTTCAGCCCCGCTAGATAGCAGAGGTTCAATCTCATCCCGTTCAGACAGTAGTGATTATGAAGCAATGGTTAAATCACAGTCCTCATATCGTAACCTCGCAACCCGTCGTTGCTTCATGTCGAAACCGGTTCATCCTTTGACTTGTCCAACTGAACAAGATGGGCCCGTAATTGCAGATTTTGATGAGCCCCAAAGAGACAGACAACGGTTTAGTACTGCTAGTTGTGATGTTGATTTGACTGATGTTTCTGAATCAATTGAACCTGATTCACTTAGCCACCCGTCGGTTAACCAATCCCATTTTTACAAATGTGGTTTATGTGAAAGATTTCTCTCCCAAAGATCACCCTGGAGTTCACGTAGGATAGTTAGAAGTGGTGACATGCCAGTCACTGGAGTTCTTTCATGCCGCCATGTTTTCCATGCTGAATGCTTAGACCAAACAACACCAAAAGTGCGAAAAAACGAACCGCCCTGTCCTATAtgtgccaaagctgatgaagaaACATCTCCTGATCCACGGGGTCTTTCAAAGTTGAGGAACAGTTTTCCTAGACTAAGACCTTTCCGTGAAGATGGGCCGTCTAGACCCTGGGGGTGTACCCAGGCAGGCAATTGTGTTGAAGGCGCTCTAACTGCACCTGCAAGAAACACCATGTTGCTACTTAACAGGAATCGAGCTAAAAAGAGCCTGTCCTCAAAGGGTAACTCAAGTAAGAAAAGTGAGTCTTATTCATCACAACTACGTATTGGGTTGGGTGACACGGGATCCCTTGGGTCTTCAAAGACAGCATCTGGCTCAGGCAAAAAACCAATAAATTTGTAA